The Neisseria subflava genomic interval AGCAGCTTTGATGTCATCAGGGTTTTCGCTGTTCGGATCTTTGCCCAAATAATGCAAAGCCAAAGGAATCTGCTCGATGGCGCTGTCAAAATAGCTGATGCCGCAGGTTTTCAATTTTTGGGTGTATTCAGGATTGAACACCAAATCCCATTCGTTTTCAGGCAGCTTGTCCGTACCCAAAGCCTTTTGAACCTGCTGTTTGTTAATCGCCAGCGTATTGATGCCCCAAAAATAAGGGACGGCATATTCGTTGCCCGGATCGACGGTTTCCATCATTTTTAACAAATCAGGATCGATGTTGGCGTAATCGGGAATTTTCGATTTGTCGATTTTTTGATACGCGCCGGCTTTAATCTGACGGCCGACATTAGCAATAGAAGGTGCAACCAGGTCATAACCCGACTTGCCGGTCAGCAGCTTGGCTTCCAGTGCTTCGTTGCTGTCGTAGTAATCGTAGCGGACATTGATATTCGTATTTTTTTCAAACGCAGACAGCGTAGCCGGATCAACATAATCCGACCAGTTGTAGATATTGAGTTTATCCGTTTGAGAGGAAGAAGTTTGAGTTTGAGATGCGGAAGATTCTGCGGCGGTTTCTTTTCCACCGCTACACGCAGTCAAGACGAGGCTCAAGATTGCCGCCGCCATCAAAGATTTTTTCATGGTTTCAGACCTTTTGTTCGGGGGGTAAAAATATTGCAGCGGTGGCGGATGCCACTTACAAAAGGGAAACTGTGGGGGCGGCCGGCATGTGTCCTTTGCCCTTGATTCAGCAAGGTTTGCATTAAACGGCAAAAAGCTTTTGAATGCAAGACCTTAAAGCGGAAAAAAATTTCATTTTTCAGACGGCCTGAAGCTATGGTTTTATTCATAAACAACATTTTTTCAGAAACAGTTTCATGCCGTCTGGAAAAAACTGTGGGCTTATTCAGACGGCCTC includes:
- a CDS encoding polyamine ABC transporter substrate-binding protein, whose protein sequence is MKKSLMAAAILSLVLTACSGGKETAAESSASQTQTSSSQTDKLNIYNWSDYVDPATLSAFEKNTNINVRYDYYDSNEALEAKLLTGKSGYDLVAPSIANVGRQIKAGAYQKIDKSKIPDYANIDPDLLKMMETVDPGNEYAVPYFWGINTLAINKQQVQKALGTDKLPENEWDLVFNPEYTQKLKTCGISYFDSAIEQIPLALHYLGKDPNSENPDDIKAAVEMMKKVRPDIKRFTSSGYIDDMAAGNLCVSVGYGGDLNIAKTRAKEAGNGVEVEVLAPKSGVGIWVDSLMIPRDAQNVANAHKYINHTLNPETAAKNGNYVTYAPASRPARDLMDEKYTSDTSIFPNKELMEKSFIVSPKSTDASKLSVRLWQGLKAGR